GATGCCTGGGATAGATTGCTTTCTGTTACCATCGGCAATATACGTTTTCATTATACCTATGACGATCTAAGTCGGCGCCTTTCTAAAGTTAAATTGCTTTGGGATCCATTAACAGATAATTGGGTGGCACAAGATACACAGTATTTCCTCTATCAAGGAGATAATGAAGTAGGAGTTTGTGATGCAGAGCAACACTTAATGGAATTTAGACCGCTTGGCCATGGACGTGGTGCTGAAATCGGTGCTGCGGTTGCTTTTGAAATTCAAGGACAAGTATATATTCCTTTAACTAACTTTACAGGGCATGTTCAAGTTCTTTTAAACTCTAAAAGTGAACCTGTCGATATCTATCGCTACACGGCTTTCGGAGAAGAAACCATTTTTGATCCATCTGGGGATGCTAAAGATCCGACAACATCTTGGCGTTTTTGTTCCAAACGAACTGATCCAGAAACGGGCCTGATTTATTTTGGCAGACGTTACTACGACCCTCAAATAGCTCGTTGGATCACTGCTGATCCCCTTGGTTATGAAGCTGGACCTAATCTGTATGCTTATGTGAATAATAGTCCACTGACTCACATCGATATTTATGGCCTCATTGATATTGATGGTATTTATGATGAAGAAACTAGACGTGCAAGAGATGCAGAGCTAGGTCGCAAGCTGAAAGGGATGGCACATGGCACAGTTGATTTTGCTGTAGAAACCATCCATGGCTTACAAACTTCCATGGCCTATATAGGAGCTGACGAATTCTGTTTAGAGGAAAGAAGGGGTATAATTGGAGGTATTGAAGAATCTCAAACCCGTCAAAGAAAAATTATTGACAATAAGATTATGGGTGTATTCAACATTGATCCCTCGGACGAAATTTATCAATCGTTCCGCAATAACACAAAATTAGGATTGGAGATATGGTCTTTAGCAACGGGTACTTATGGTGCTTATAAAGGAATTAGACATTTAAATAAACTATTTAAAATGTCTGGTAAAGCCTTGGATTTCACAAAAATAGGTACTAATCTAAAACTGCCTACAGCAATAAAAGAGAATTTTTTTCTTGCTGGAGAAGGAAAATATAACCTTGATTTATTATCCAAAGCGGGGCAAGTTTTAGATCGAAATTCTTTGACGAAGGCTGGTAGAGCATTGCAAAAACACGGTTCTCGCCCAGGTAGCTTTTTTCCAAAGGTTAACGGTAAAGCAAGTAACATAAATGCGCTAGGCCAAAATTGCTTAGACGATATTTTGACGCATCCCAATAGTATAATTAAGGAATGGAATCATAGAAGTTTTGGGGAAGTTATTAACATTACAATTCCCAAGCATGGGGGAGCAAGATTTTCTATAAACGGTGATTTAATTGGATTTTTGGAGCCATAATGTTAGACAATCAAGAGGATAATTTTAGCATTTTTATTGCTAGCGTACCTGATCGTGAAAAATGTGTATGCGAAATTTTTTTTAATCGTTTTCAATGGGCTGAAATTTCACAAGAAGAAGAAGAAATAATTATTCAATTTTATTCACATCCGTCTCAGGATTATTGGGAGTTTTCTTTGGATGAGGCTTTAGCAACTTTACTTAAGGCTAAAGAAAGATTTTTAAGTGAATAATTCATGTAAGCTGAAATCCCCCAT
This region of Parachlamydia acanthamoebae genomic DNA includes:
- a CDS encoding RHS repeat domain-containing protein, with protein sequence DAWDRLLSVTIGNIRFHYTYDDLSRRLSKVKLLWDPLTDNWVAQDTQYFLYQGDNEVGVCDAEQHLMEFRPLGHGRGAEIGAAVAFEIQGQVYIPLTNFTGHVQVLLNSKSEPVDIYRYTAFGEETIFDPSGDAKDPTTSWRFCSKRTDPETGLIYFGRRYYDPQIARWITADPLGYEAGPNLYAYVNNSPLTHIDIYGLIDIDGIYDEETRRARDAELGRKLKGMAHGTVDFAVETIHGLQTSMAYIGADEFCLEERRGIIGGIEESQTRQRKIIDNKIMGVFNIDPSDEIYQSFRNNTKLGLEIWSLATGTYGAYKGIRHLNKLFKMSGKALDFTKIGTNLKLPTAIKENFFLAGEGKYNLDLLSKAGQVLDRNSLTKAGRALQKHGSRPGSFFPKVNGKASNINALGQNCLDDILTHPNSIIKEWNHRSFGEVINITIPKHGGARFSINGDLIGFLEP